A genomic segment from Odontesthes bonariensis isolate fOdoBon6 chromosome 8, fOdoBon6.hap1, whole genome shotgun sequence encodes:
- the ppp1r3aa gene encoding uncharacterized protein ppp1r3aa: MEAPSMQPSEEAGVMIEEDEEEKSREQDEGGLEASSSIGSTTEEDVDEDSEPEAPPVVRRKVSFADAFGLNLVSVKEFDNVEVAEPEESWSNELQAAHSSEEFYLSCLFTCPSSAEELEERLQAQMLELESIELLPGTTTIRGNIRVVNLCYSKSVNARMTLDRWISYFDLLAEYVPGSSDRKTDRFTFNYTLVPPFEKEGTRVEFCFRYETSVGTFWTNNKEMNYVLFCHQKGPGKEHGAQTQEEGGSFRSKRSCLRANRNGGADEKTKETSHTNVFYTELEAACKAEKAGRESMDSTEMQSLLSSEEHKPRVEHVISRRRATRLAHVQDYFFQKKRQLPKALPHDSTCGQKVSQHMPAPWGDAASSAYKGRKMQLSESPPVLTYHQIPLLPLDWNNDASQRWGGAEDFLTGRAKMTLSKASKENTPTVNDVWATFPKAADDTDNKETSVSDVWQVFLNGHSCKDHSDVPESEWLQTAALVSPSNDKEPQIQSAARSQESPEAQLGRDTVLHLHTLAACQLLSDTCETLSAAVALNAEDHQPAEACVSSPRDDSAAAQDASQRSQKNSVTDTPQEFSLNRAPPVSEDSVDSPTECHKHAVWERESQGIMGRAEGIEGDEPSTLHTADLVTSSGELETTDMTAMPESPNASAIDRISQGARQDEALSSGGDREVTGTAHNAGDDMLAFRETIRQETKNGVRYDFSTSRQGAEEGMSRTEKKASPGEKTFRPQKTEEISPRCADETQRENFLLKQNSGSPLQERDSESEPAKSRAGGSDPNQTCGENLEQNGTAATEVNENVPSNNQNVAAFKKTTRKEKEGHIFTDMEMIKTLDEQAWQHNDDALQLNSSGQMGSPSFILGEYVQKSGDLAPTQIDQSAELKSEAGEQVLDLNQTERLSCDGEALEQWEINPSAHKRPTDESMELNKAFQNNYNTVRPCPTDKCNPNLVELVELTPTHLREDVKGQKEDVRSEISPEVVAAQENGTKRGISTGSQPETSETIEEGIQEDERVSVGKLKIEATREPIGNVENPQGEMKNAVKEEDLSAEVESSEYKKLSDSTKEPITAENTASLEEIEPGLKQMFVERFGEDLVRRIWEEVFVVEVQPLSGDTHTADEMRRKLTDATPCCHLILVKNSSDTFDSGVFSLTEPETDLKLNLCHGPEKTPAAGSSEYSLKDESQSFATTVLPTPIFSELRTDLDSSARLSENTRESESAQALRSTKDQENYRQIKARSVTRLETVGQVDDRVVAHKESPDQSAHQSHKHLSSSSEKESDSLMWWTILYTIGHITRLLICTLLVSGVLVVVFLYDFPAFFTLYIFSLCWWIFKWQRHQETTDKGTEG, from the exons ATGGAGGCTCCGTCTATGCAACCCTCAGAAGAGGCAGGGGTGATGATTGAGGAGGACGAAGAGGAAAAAAGTAGGGAACAGGATGAGGGAGGGCTGGAGGCCTCTTCCTCCATTGGCTCCACCACAGAGGAGGATGTCGATGAGGATTCAGAACCAGAAGCCCCGCCAGTTGTTCGAAGGAAAGTGTCGTTTGCAGATGCGTTTGGTCTCAACCTTGTGTCGGTTAAGGAGTTTGACAATGTCGAAGTGGCAGAACCAGAGGAGAGCTGGTCCAATGAACTGCAGGCAGCCCATTCCTCAGAGGAGTTCTATCTCTCTTGCTTGTTTACATGCCCATCATCTGCGGAGGAGCTGGAAGAGAGGCTGCAGGCCCAGATGTTGGAGCTGGAGAGCATCGAGCTGCTCCCGGGAACCACCACCATCCGCGGCAACATCAGGGTGGTAAACCTTTGCTACAGCAAGAGCGTCAATGCCCGAATGACTCTGGATCGCTGGATCAGTTACTTTGACCTGCTGGCAGAGTACGTGCCCGGTTCCAGTGACAGGAAAACAGACAGGTTTACCTTCAACTACACCCTGGTTCCTCCGTTTGAGAAAGAAGGTACCAGAGTGGAGTTCTGTTTCCGTTACGAGACTTCAGTGGGCACATTCTGGACTAACAACAAGGAAATGAACTATGTGCTGTTCTGCCACCAAAAGGGACCGGGGAAAGAACACGGTGCCCAAACACAGGAGGAGGGCGGCAGCTTCAGGAGCAAGAGGAGCTGTCTCAGGGCTAACAG GAATGGAGGTGCAGACGAAAAGACCAAGGAGACCAGTCACACAAATGTATTTTACACAG AATTAGAAGCCGCATGTaaagcagaaaaggctggcagagAGAGTATGGACAGCACCGAGATGCAGTCGCTGCTTTCCTCTGAAGAGCACAAACCTCGG GTGGAACACGTAATAAGCAGACGCAGGGCAACACGTTTGGCACATGTGCAGGACTACTTCTTCCAGAAGAAGCGCCAGCTACCAAAGGCACTTCCACATGACTCAACCTGTGGCCAAAAGGTTTCTCAGCATATGCCAGCTCCATGGGGCGATGCTGCCAGCTCCGCCTATAAAGGACGAAAGATGCAGCTGAGTGAGAGCCCGCCGGTGCTCACCTACCATCAGattcctctgcttcctctggaTTGGAACAATGACGCATCGCAGCGGTGGGGGGGTGCTGAGGACTTCTTGACTGGGAGAGCTAAAATGACTTTGTCAAAAGCGTCAAAAGAAAACACGCCAACTGTTAATGATGTGTGGGCGACTTTTCCTAAAGCTGCAGATGATACCGACAATAAGGAAACCTCTGTGAGTGACGTGTGGCAGGTTTTTCTTAATGGGCACAGCTGCAAGGACCACTCTGATGTCCCAGAGTCAGAATGGCTGCAGACAGCAGCGTTGGTGTCACCCTCAAATGATAAGGAGCCTCAAATTCAAAGTGCAGCTCGAAGTCAGGAGTCTCCAGAAGCTCAGCTGGGCAGAGATACTGTCTTACACTTACATACCTTAGCTGCGTGTCAGCTACTGTCAGACACTTGCGAAACGCTGTCGGCTGCTGTTGCCTTGAACGCTGAAGATCATCAGCCTGCAGAGGCATGTGTCAGCAGCCCAAGAGATGACAGCGCAGCAGCACAAGATGCATCCCAAAGGTCACAGAAAAACTCAGTAACAGACACTCCACAGGAATTCAGCCTCAACAGGGCACCGCCCGTGTCCGAGGACTCTGTCGACAGTCCGACTGAGTGTCACAAGCATGCGGTCTGGGAGCGAGAAAGTCAGGGAATAATGGGAAGAGCAGAAGGAATAGAAGGAGACGAGCCCTCCACATTGCACACAGCTGACTTGGTAACAAGCTCAGGGGAGTTGGAGACAACAGACATGACAGCAATGCCAGAGTCTCCGAATGCCAGCGCTATTGATAGGATCTCACAGGGAGCAAGGCAGGATGAGGCTCTTTCTTCCGGCGGGGATAGGGAGGTTACAGGTACAGCACACAATGCAGGAGATGACATGCTGGCATTTAGGGAGACAATCAGGCAGGAGACAAAGAACGGGGTGAGGTATGACTTTTCCACGTCCAGACAGGGAGCGGAGGAGGGGATGAGCCGTACGGAAAAGAAAGCGTCTCCAGGAGAGAAGACATTTAGGCCACAGAAAACCGAAGAAATCTCCCCAAGGTGCGCAGATGAAACGCAGCGGGAGAATTTTCTGCTGAAGCAAAACAGTGGAAGTCCATTACAGGAGAGAGACAGTGAGTCAGAACCTGCAAAGTCACGTGCCGGTGGATCTGATCCAAATCAAACGTGTGGGGAAAATTTGGAGCAAAACGGAACGGCTGCGACTGAagtgaatgaaaatgttccATCAAACAACCAAAACGTGGCGGCATTCAAAAAGACAACACGCAAGGAAAAAGAAGGCCACATTTTTACAGACATGGAAATGATAAAGACATTAGATGAGCAAGCATGGCAACATAATGATGACGCTTTACAGCTCAATTCATCTGGGCAGATGGGAAGCCCATCGTTTATTTTGGGAGAATATGTTCAGAAGAGCGGGGACTTAGCACCCACACAAATAGATCAAAGTGCTGAGCTGAAATCTGAAGCAGGTGAACAAGTATTAGACTTAAATCAGACAGAAAGGTTGAGCTGTGATGGAGAAGCATTGGAGCAATGGGAAATAAACCCTTCAGCACATAAAAGACCCACAGATGAATCAATGGAATTGAACaaggcttttcaaaataattaCAATACAGTCAGACCTTGTCCAACGGATAAATGCAACCcaaaccttgtggaactggtcGAGCTGACACCGACTCACTTGCGGGAAGACGTGAAGGGTCAAAAAGAGGATGTGAGAAGTGAAATAAGCCCCGAAGTAGTTGCAGCGCAGGAGAATGGGACAAAGAGAGGCATTTCAACAGGGAGCCAACCTGAGACGTCAGAAACAATAGAAGAAGGTATTCAGGAAGATGAGAGGGTGAGTGTTGGGAAGCTGAAAATAGAGGCAACGAGGGAGCCAATTGGTAATGTGGAGAACCCTCAAGGGGAGATGAAGAACGCAGTGAAAGAAGAAGACTTGTCAGCGGAAGTTGAGAGCTCAGAATATAAAAAACTGTCAGATTCCACAAAAGAGCCCATTACAGCCGAAAATACAGCATCACTTGAGGAAATCGAACCAGGATTGAAGCAGATGTTCGTAGAAAGGTTTGGAGAAGATTTGGTGAGGAGGATTTGGGAAGAGGTCTTTGTTGTTGAAGTTCAGCCTCTGAGTggagacacacacactgctgatgAAATGAGGAGAAAGCTCACTGATGCCACGCCATGCTGCCATCTTATTTTGGTGAAAAACTCGAGTGACACTTTTGATTCGGGTGTATTTTCCTTGACAGAACCAGAAACAGATTTGAAGTTAAATCTATGTCATGGCCCAGAGAAAACTCCGGCGGCTGGAAGCAGTGAGTACTCTCTGAAAGACGAAAGTCAGTCATTTGCCACAACAGTTTTACCGACTCCCATTTTCTCTGAGTTACGGACCGATTTGGATTCAAGTGCTCGTCTCAGTGAAAACACcagagaatcagaatcagccCAAGCTCTTCGCTCCACAAAGGATCAGGAGAACTATCGTCAAATTAAAGCAAGATCAGTCACCCGTCTGGAGACGGTTGGGCAAGTAGACGACCGTGTTGTGGCTCACAAAGAGAGTCCTGATCAATCAGCCCATCAGTCTCACAAACATCTGAGCTCCTCCTCTGAGAAAGAGTCTGACTCTCTCATGTGGTGGACCATATTATACACCATCGGTCACATCACCAGACTCCTCATCTGCACGCTCTTGGTCAGTGGAGTCCTCGTTGTTGTTTTCCTCTACGATTTCCCCGCGTTCTTCACCCTCTACATATTTTCATTGTGTTGGTGGATTTTCAAGTGGCAGAGACACCAGGAGACGACAGACAAAGGAACGGAGGGATAA